A single Silvibacterium dinghuense DNA region contains:
- a CDS encoding VWA domain-containing protein produces MLLTFMTMGAVLRAQTPTLHVETHLVTLTFSARDGGGKLVGDLSQDDFKVYEDGVEQKLRLFSRESELPLTLGLVVDASSSQDKFLMQHLRDIETFLHRVLRPQDQVFALCFGNHLRLASDLTSNPAQVIDGLERYSKVKKGDYDFPELAPDETREGGSAVYDAIFASVTEKLAPVEGRQKALILFTDGEENASAHDEIEAIAAAQQSDALIYAIRYTEIKHDKLTADNRHGIAALRHISEETGGRDFDALHIDLPQAFTQIGEELRSLYSIGYYSTNKQLDGRFRKVVIEPEKEGVLIRSRSGYYAK; encoded by the coding sequence GTGCTTCTAACGTTTATGACGATGGGCGCGGTCCTGCGCGCGCAGACGCCGACGCTGCATGTCGAAACCCATCTGGTCACGCTCACCTTCAGCGCACGCGATGGGGGCGGAAAGTTGGTCGGTGACTTATCGCAGGACGATTTCAAGGTTTATGAGGATGGCGTCGAGCAGAAGCTGCGTCTCTTCTCGCGTGAGTCCGAGCTGCCGCTCACGCTCGGACTTGTGGTCGATGCCTCATCGAGCCAGGACAAGTTCCTCATGCAGCATCTGCGGGACATTGAAACCTTCCTGCATCGCGTTCTGCGTCCGCAGGACCAGGTCTTCGCGCTGTGCTTCGGCAATCATCTGCGACTGGCGAGCGATCTCACCTCAAACCCTGCGCAGGTGATCGATGGGCTTGAACGCTACAGCAAAGTGAAGAAGGGCGATTACGATTTTCCCGAGCTGGCGCCGGACGAAACACGCGAGGGAGGCAGCGCGGTGTATGACGCGATCTTTGCAAGCGTGACGGAGAAGCTGGCGCCGGTCGAAGGGCGGCAAAAGGCGCTGATCCTGTTCACGGACGGCGAGGAGAATGCGAGCGCGCACGATGAGATCGAGGCCATTGCAGCAGCGCAGCAGAGCGATGCGCTGATTTATGCGATCCGCTATACGGAGATCAAACACGATAAGCTCACCGCCGATAACCGGCACGGCATCGCGGCTCTGCGCCACATCAGCGAGGAGACAGGTGGTCGCGACTTCGACGCGCTGCACATCGACCTGCCGCAGGCCTTCACGCAGATTGGCGAAGAGCTGCGCTCGCTCTATTCGATCGGGTACTACTCGACGAACAAGCAACTGGACGGGCGGTTTCGCAAGGTGGTCATCGAGCCGGAAAAGGAAGGTGTTTTGATCCGGTCACGATCGGGGTATTACGCAAAATAG
- a CDS encoding TROVE domain-containing protein, with product MPRAHHGAHTRWILNALSPNRTPEERADRIHDVSWKEGAMARLNILKLSHLGFRGAALRAHEGAPAAVISAEEQLRRAVLACMLWENEFYEDGESIATRISALVPRVAAETVAALAVEARERMKLRHVPLLLVREMARYETHRGLVAATLARVIQRADELAEFLAIYWKDGRQPLSAQVKKGLAAAFTRFDSYALAKYNREGAVKLRDVLFLSHAKPVSSEQALVWRQLIDGTLPSPETWEVRLSRGEQKREVWESMLRENSLGALALLRNLRNMQAAGVDEALVRHALELIRVERVLPFRFLAAARYAPQWEPELEQAMFASVIGQAPFAGRTVLLVDVSGSMGARLSSRSEMLRMDAAAGLAVLLREVSAKVSVYTFSDALKAVSPRRGFALRDAIVHSQPHGGTQLGRALGELRESYDRLVIITDEQSHDRVPAPRGRGYVINVASARNGVGYGVWTHIDGWSEAVVDYIRATDAGSA from the coding sequence ATGCCCCGTGCGCACCATGGTGCGCACACCCGCTGGATTCTTAACGCACTCTCTCCGAACCGGACACCGGAAGAGCGTGCGGATCGCATTCACGATGTGTCCTGGAAGGAGGGCGCCATGGCGCGCCTGAACATTCTGAAGTTGAGCCACCTTGGATTCCGCGGAGCCGCGCTGCGCGCGCATGAGGGCGCGCCCGCTGCCGTCATCAGCGCGGAAGAGCAGCTGCGTCGTGCCGTTCTCGCCTGCATGCTGTGGGAGAACGAGTTCTACGAAGACGGCGAGTCGATCGCCACGCGCATTTCGGCACTGGTGCCGCGCGTCGCCGCGGAGACAGTGGCCGCGCTTGCCGTGGAAGCCCGCGAACGGATGAAGCTGCGCCATGTGCCGTTGCTGCTGGTGCGCGAGATGGCTCGCTACGAGACGCATCGCGGACTGGTGGCGGCAACGCTGGCCCGCGTCATCCAGCGCGCCGATGAGTTGGCGGAGTTCCTCGCCATTTACTGGAAGGACGGCCGCCAGCCACTCTCCGCGCAGGTAAAGAAGGGGCTGGCCGCGGCCTTCACGCGCTTCGACTCCTACGCGCTCGCGAAGTACAACCGCGAGGGCGCGGTAAAGCTCCGCGACGTGCTCTTTCTCTCGCACGCCAAGCCGGTCAGCTCCGAGCAGGCGCTCGTGTGGCGTCAACTCATCGACGGCACGCTGCCTTCGCCCGAGACGTGGGAAGTTCGCCTCTCGCGCGGCGAGCAGAAGCGCGAGGTCTGGGAGTCGATGCTGCGCGAGAACTCGCTCGGTGCGCTGGCCCTGCTCCGCAACCTGCGTAACATGCAGGCTGCGGGCGTGGACGAGGCGCTCGTGCGTCATGCGCTCGAGCTGATCCGCGTGGAGCGCGTGCTGCCCTTCCGCTTCCTTGCCGCGGCGCGCTATGCGCCGCAGTGGGAGCCGGAGCTGGAACAGGCCATGTTCGCAAGCGTCATCGGACAGGCGCCGTTCGCGGGCCGCACCGTGCTGCTGGTCGACGTCTCCGGCAGCATGGGTGCACGGCTCTCCAGCCGTTCGGAGATGCTGCGCATGGATGCGGCTGCAGGTCTCGCGGTACTGCTGCGCGAAGTCTCCGCAAAGGTGAGCGTCTATACCTTTTCGGACGCGCTCAAGGCCGTGTCTCCGCGCCGCGGCTTCGCACTGCGGGATGCCATCGTGCACTCGCAGCCGCACGGCGGTACGCAGCTCGGACGCGCACTGGGCGAGTTGCGCGAATCGTACGACCGCCTCGTCATCATCACTGACGAGCAGTCGCACGACCGCGTGCCCGCGCCGCGCGGACGCGGCTACGTGATCAATGTGGCCTCTGCCCGCAACGGCGTCGGCTACGGAGTCTGGACGCACATCGACGGCTGGAGCGAAGCCGTTGTCGACTACATCCGCGCTACTGATGCCGGCAGCGCCTAA
- a CDS encoding ATP-grasp domain-containing protein: protein MASGTVPSRAEVGVVKKIGVLFGMENTFPGALVERINSMNLDGISAEFVETGAVRLDVPPRYAVIVDRISHDIPFYRAFLKHAALHGTAIINNPFWWSADDKFFNYALAAKLGVAVPPTVILPHKHFPQGTTERSMRNLEYPLKWDEIFDYVGFPAFLKPVDGGGWRDVYHVHNREDFFCAYDQSRDLCMTLQRAVHFDEYFRCYVVGQDKVHIMPYDPRRPHHERYLQDPPAYSKKLLKRVEKDALTLCRALGYDLNTVEFAVENGIPYAIDFMNPAPDADLHSVGAANFEWIVQQVAELAVKKAKKAPDAPAPQASVLLGSSVKTVKKAAQKPAKAKSRAKKPPLADAQPADS, encoded by the coding sequence ATGGCATCCGGCACAGTCCCCTCCAGGGCAGAGGTAGGCGTGGTGAAGAAAATCGGCGTTCTGTTCGGCATGGAAAACACCTTTCCCGGTGCGCTGGTCGAGCGCATCAATTCCATGAACCTTGACGGCATCTCCGCCGAGTTTGTCGAAACCGGCGCGGTCCGCCTCGACGTTCCGCCCAGGTATGCGGTCATTGTCGATCGCATCTCGCACGATATCCCCTTCTACCGGGCCTTCCTCAAGCACGCCGCGCTGCATGGCACCGCCATCATCAACAACCCCTTCTGGTGGTCGGCCGACGACAAGTTCTTCAACTACGCGCTGGCCGCGAAGCTGGGCGTGGCCGTGCCGCCCACCGTCATCCTGCCGCACAAGCACTTTCCGCAGGGCACCACCGAGCGCTCCATGCGCAACCTCGAGTACCCGCTCAAGTGGGATGAGATCTTCGACTACGTCGGCTTCCCGGCCTTCCTCAAGCCGGTCGACGGCGGCGGATGGCGCGACGTGTACCACGTCCACAACCGCGAGGATTTCTTCTGCGCCTATGACCAGAGCCGGGATCTCTGCATGACCCTGCAGCGCGCCGTACACTTCGACGAATACTTCCGCTGTTACGTGGTCGGGCAGGACAAGGTGCACATCATGCCCTACGACCCGCGCCGCCCGCACCATGAGCGCTATCTCCAGGACCCGCCGGCCTACAGCAAGAAGCTCCTCAAGCGCGTCGAGAAGGATGCCCTCACCCTTTGCCGCGCCCTCGGTTACGACCTCAACACGGTCGAGTTCGCCGTCGAAAACGGCATCCCCTACGCTATCGATTTCATGAACCCGGCACCTGACGCCGACCTGCACTCGGTCGGCGCCGCCAACTTTGAGTGGATCGTCCAGCAGGTCGCCGAGCTTGCCGTGAAAAAGGCGAAGAAGGCTCCTGACGCACCGGCCCCGCAGGCCTCCGTGCTCCTCGGATCTTCGGTCAAAACCGTAAAAAAAGCAGCCCAAAAACCAGCAAAGGCCAAATCCAGGGCAAAGAAGCCCCCACTGGCCGATGCACAGCCCGCCGACAGCTAG
- a CDS encoding carboxylate-amine ligase, whose translation MRPTFTIGIEEEYQTVDPVTRDLRSHISTEMLAKGKIRLEERVKAEMHQSVVEVGTRVCRTIGEARIDLYDLRRQMILLAREHNLLLVAGATHPFADWRKQEIYPDERYARVVEDLQSVARENLIFGLHVHVGIEDKEAAIRVMNSMRYFLPHILALSTNSPFWRGDKTGLKSYRAKVFDKFPRTNIPDSFASYSEFDDFVNLLIKTNCLDNAKKIWWDIRPHPFFSTIEVRICDIPMRAEETLAIAALIQATAAKLYRLHERNQDWRQYSRALIMENKWRAVRYGLDGKLIDFGKQIEVPERELIVEYIDFVDEVVDELQCRDAIAYIHTILREGTGADRQLKKFEETGDLKAVVDYMAEETQAGLF comes from the coding sequence ATGCGGCCTACCTTCACCATCGGCATCGAAGAGGAATACCAGACGGTTGATCCCGTCACCCGCGACCTGCGCTCCCACATCTCCACCGAGATGCTGGCCAAAGGCAAAATCCGCCTCGAAGAGCGGGTTAAGGCCGAGATGCACCAGTCTGTCGTCGAAGTGGGCACCCGCGTCTGCCGCACCATCGGCGAGGCCCGCATCGATCTCTACGATCTGCGCCGCCAGATGATCCTGCTCGCCCGCGAGCATAACCTGCTGCTCGTCGCCGGCGCCACGCATCCCTTCGCCGACTGGCGCAAGCAGGAGATCTACCCCGACGAACGCTATGCCCGCGTCGTCGAGGATCTGCAATCAGTCGCCCGTGAAAATCTCATCTTCGGCCTGCACGTCCACGTCGGCATCGAAGACAAGGAAGCCGCCATCCGCGTCATGAACTCGATGCGCTACTTCCTGCCGCACATCCTGGCGCTCTCCACCAACTCGCCCTTCTGGCGCGGCGACAAAACCGGCCTCAAAAGCTATCGAGCCAAGGTCTTCGACAAATTCCCACGCACGAATATCCCCGATAGCTTTGCCAGCTACAGCGAGTTCGACGACTTCGTAAACCTGCTCATCAAGACCAACTGCCTCGACAACGCCAAGAAGATCTGGTGGGACATCCGCCCGCATCCCTTCTTCAGCACCATCGAGGTCCGCATCTGCGACATCCCCATGCGCGCCGAGGAGACGCTGGCCATCGCCGCGCTCATCCAGGCGACGGCGGCCAAGCTCTACCGCCTGCATGAGCGCAACCAGGACTGGCGCCAGTATTCCCGCGCGCTCATCATGGAGAACAAGTGGCGCGCCGTCCGCTACGGCCTCGACGGCAAACTGATCGATTTCGGCAAGCAAATCGAAGTTCCAGAGCGCGAACTCATCGTCGAGTACATCGACTTTGTGGATGAGGTGGTTGACGAACTCCAGTGCCGCGACGCCATCGCCTACATCCACACCATCCTGCGCGAAGGCACAGGCGCCGACCGCCAGCTCAAGAAATTCGAAGAGACCGGCGATCTCAAGGCCGTGGTGGATTACATGGCGGAAGAGACACAGGCGGGGCTGTTTTAA
- a CDS encoding FKBP-type peptidyl-prolyl cis-trans isomerase codes for MTSDVQTGFALRYQDIQVGTGDEAQPGWYYTVHYTGWLASDGTKFDSSVDRGTPFDFPQGMHRVITGWDEGFAGMKVGGKRRLFIPWQLAYGAQGRGPIPPKADLIFDIELIAQKDPATLQ; via the coding sequence GTGACATCTGACGTTCAGACTGGCTTTGCCCTGCGCTACCAGGACATCCAGGTAGGCACCGGCGATGAAGCCCAGCCGGGGTGGTACTACACCGTGCATTACACCGGATGGCTGGCCTCGGACGGCACGAAGTTCGACTCGTCGGTCGATCGCGGCACGCCGTTCGATTTTCCGCAGGGCATGCATCGCGTAATTACCGGCTGGGACGAAGGTTTCGCTGGGATGAAGGTGGGCGGCAAGCGGAGGCTCTTCATCCCCTGGCAGCTGGCTTACGGCGCGCAGGGCCGCGGCCCGATTCCTCCCAAGGCCGACCTGATCTTCGATATTGAACTGATCGCGCAGAAGGACCCGGCGACGTTGCAGTAA
- a CDS encoding DUF1801 domain-containing protein — protein MSASEAVESASMLIDRRIEELGDWRGKTLAHVRALIHEAVPGVIEEWKWRGTPVFSYHGILCTGETYKSVVKLTFAKGVALEDSAHLFNSSLEGNVRRAIDIHEGETVDEAALKALIRAAAALNEAGREAGKRKAKAR, from the coding sequence ATGAGTGCTTCCGAAGCAGTAGAATCCGCCTCCATGCTGATCGATCGCAGGATCGAAGAGCTTGGCGACTGGCGCGGTAAGACGCTCGCGCATGTGCGCGCCCTCATCCATGAAGCCGTTCCCGGCGTGATCGAAGAGTGGAAATGGCGAGGCACGCCCGTTTTCTCGTATCACGGCATCCTTTGCACCGGCGAAACCTACAAGTCTGTCGTCAAGCTCACGTTTGCAAAGGGCGTTGCGCTCGAGGACTCTGCCCATCTCTTCAATTCGAGTCTCGAAGGCAATGTCCGCCGCGCTATCGATATTCACGAAGGGGAAACCGTCGACGAAGCCGCGCTGAAGGCGCTCATCCGCGCAGCAGCCGCGCTCAATGAGGCGGGCAGGGAGGCGGGAAAGCGCAAGGCAAAAGCACGCTGA
- a CDS encoding VOC family protein yields MRSNRSVPPCPVIPVLRYPDPGVAAAWLEAAFGFTVRLRIANHRIQMYASQGCFTIGEGDIAPNASALVQVRIENAWEHCEHARTAGAKILTEPQDFPYGERQYSAQDFFGHQWNFTETIADIEPESWGGTSVNL; encoded by the coding sequence ATGCGTTCCAACCGTTCTGTTCCTCCCTGTCCGGTGATTCCCGTTCTACGCTACCCTGACCCCGGCGTCGCAGCGGCATGGCTGGAGGCGGCATTCGGCTTCACGGTGCGACTGCGCATCGCCAATCATCGTATCCAGATGTACGCCAGCCAGGGTTGCTTCACCATCGGAGAGGGCGACATCGCGCCCAATGCATCGGCACTCGTGCAGGTTCGCATCGAAAATGCATGGGAACACTGCGAACACGCACGCACCGCGGGCGCGAAAATTCTGACCGAACCGCAGGACTTCCCTTATGGCGAGCGCCAATACTCGGCGCAGGACTTCTTCGGCCACCAGTGGAACTTCACCGAGACGATCGCAGATATAGAACCGGAGAGCTGGGGCGGGACGTCTGTGAACCTTTGA
- a CDS encoding inositol monophosphatase family protein: MTHSSDFLFVPAATPIAREAGALLREYYRRGVATEYKGDVDLVTEADRASEKLIVEHLGQVFPDHGVYGEEGTRSQLTNEYRWYIDPLDGTTNFAHGFPVFCVSMGLEHRPASLAPEEDGEIVAAIIYDPLRDELFTAERGRGAFLNGAPIHASRTPHLAESLVATGFPSRKRHDNPNIHFYQEFTLRSHGVRRAGSAAIDLAYVACGRLEAFWEFNLNPWDTSAGSLLVTEAGGSMSGFTGEAFRLDSREVLATNGLIKNEMVKLFADLFEGRIVDPIPTPAEFAARRKAAAQGSKS; encoded by the coding sequence GTGACTCATTCTTCAGACTTCCTCTTCGTTCCTGCTGCTACTCCCATCGCCCGCGAGGCCGGAGCCCTGCTGCGCGAGTATTATCGTCGCGGTGTTGCCACCGAGTACAAGGGTGATGTCGATCTGGTCACCGAAGCCGACCGTGCCAGTGAGAAGCTCATCGTCGAGCATCTTGGCCAGGTCTTCCCCGATCATGGTGTCTACGGCGAAGAGGGAACGCGTTCGCAGCTTACGAATGAATACCGCTGGTATATCGATCCTCTCGACGGCACCACGAACTTTGCTCACGGCTTTCCTGTCTTCTGCGTCTCCATGGGGCTCGAGCATCGCCCTGCTTCGCTTGCTCCTGAGGAGGATGGCGAGATCGTCGCGGCAATTATTTACGATCCGCTCCGCGATGAGCTTTTTACCGCTGAGCGCGGGCGCGGAGCCTTTCTTAACGGCGCGCCCATCCACGCTTCGCGTACTCCGCACCTCGCCGAATCGCTCGTCGCTACCGGCTTTCCCAGCCGCAAGCGCCATGACAATCCGAACATCCACTTCTACCAGGAGTTCACGCTGCGCTCGCACGGTGTTCGCCGTGCCGGATCGGCCGCTATCGATCTCGCGTATGTTGCCTGCGGCCGTCTCGAAGCCTTCTGGGAGTTCAATCTCAACCCATGGGATACCTCTGCCGGCTCGCTGCTTGTGACCGAGGCCGGAGGCTCCATGTCCGGCTTCACCGGCGAAGCGTTTCGTCTCGACAGCAGGGAAGTCCTCGCCACCAACGGTCTCATCAAAAACGAGATGGTGAAGCTCTTCGCTGACCTGTTCGAAGGCCGCATCGTAGATCCGATTCCGACGCCTGCCGAGTTTGCCGCGAGACGGAAGGCTGCTGCGCAGGGATCAAAAAGTTAG
- a CDS encoding RNA chaperone Hfq encodes MISFVARTLCLDRQPVRYNFSMANTGVTRKRQKTPPSGTTGQEALYLRSLSERQVPVTVKLRDGESVSGWIEYFDDRMIRLTRDGKPNLFIYKQQIRTITELTGRARTSRRSSANATDTVTDQGAQA; translated from the coding sequence ATGATCTCCTTTGTTGCCCGGACTCTGTGCCTGGATCGTCAGCCTGTCCGATACAATTTCTCCATGGCCAATACCGGCGTTACGCGCAAGCGGCAGAAGACTCCACCTTCCGGCACTACCGGGCAGGAAGCCCTCTATTTGCGTTCTCTCAGCGAGCGCCAGGTTCCTGTCACGGTCAAGCTGCGTGATGGCGAGTCCGTCTCCGGATGGATCGAATACTTCGACGACCGCATGATCCGCCTCACCCGCGACGGCAAGCCCAACCTCTTTATCTACAAGCAGCAGATCCGCACCATTACCGAACTCACCGGCCGCGCCCGCACCTCGCGACGCTCCTCCGCAAATGCAACGGATACGGTTACAGATCAAGGGGCTCAGGCGTGA